A region from the Acanthochromis polyacanthus isolate Apoly-LR-REF ecotype Palm Island chromosome 23, KAUST_Apoly_ChrSc, whole genome shotgun sequence genome encodes:
- the gba2 gene encoding non-lysosomal glucosylceramidase, with protein MTSEWGEKSTADLMSRYVSKEMGYEVPKEGWRICLAHEFKEKRKPFQAKDVSLSNVLEHVGLGVRYLKWWYKKTQVEKKAPFIDMFRAQPLRQIYGAPLGGIGGGTITRGWRGEFCRWQLNPGMYHYKTVTANQFTVCLRRGGQTVYQQVLSVERPPTLQGWNWGYCGEYAFYHALYPRAWTVYHLPGQNVTLTCRQVSPVIPHDYQDSSLPVAVFVWDIENKNDYALDVSIMFTMVNGSGHKDDKSGGHWNEPFHLEKEGEAVSGVLLHHCTTVNPYTLCIAAREQPDREVSHQTAFSPKGTCSSLWSDLITDGRLDSPTGSSPPTPKGEKVGAALAVGCSVPAQSRNTLEFCLAWDMPKITFGSREREHIRRYARYFGTKGDASPSLSHYALTHYKQWESSIEEWQKPILQDSSLPSWYKSALFNELYFVADGGTVWTELSEDADVSGGVRSENGGLPAQPTVVKEYGRFAYLEGQEYRMYNTYDVHFYASFALIMLWPKLALSVQYDIAGSVVQQDPTERLHLMSGRYSPVKSKNVVPHDIGDPDDEPWQRVNAYLIHDTADWKDLNLKFVLQVYRDFHLTQDNQYLQDMWPVCQAVMESELKFDLDGDGLIENSGYADQTYDGWTVTGPSAYCGGLWLASLCVMCKMARLVNSEESYQRYRDLLDRGSAAFDKLLWNGKYYNYDSSGRDLSNSVMSDQCAGHWFLRASGLGDGEYQAFPKEKIQTALKSIFDLNVMSFAGGQMGAVNGMRPEGVPDRSSVQSDEVWIGVVYGLAATMIYEGMREEGMRSAEGCYRTAWERLGMAFQTPEAYCEKGIFRSLAYMRPLTVWAMQLALNTSQKSQTPSAQTGDIDS; from the exons ATGACTTCAGAGTGGGGTGAGAAGTCCACGGCAGACCTCATGAGTAGGTACGTCTCCAAGGAAATGGGATACGAGGTTCCCAAGGAGGGTTGGCGTATCTGCTTGGCACATGAGTTCAAGGAGAAGAGAAAACCCTTTCAAGCAAAAGATGTCTCTCTGTCCAACGTACTCGAGCATGTCGGCCTTGGAGTCAG GTATCTAAAATGGTGGTACAAGAAGACCCAGGTGGAAAAGAAGGCTCCATTCATTGATATGTTTCGTGCCCAACCTTTGCGGCAAATATATG GTGCTCCACTTGGCGGTATTGGAGGAGGTACCATCACGAGAGGTTGGAGGGGGGAGTTCTGCAGATGGCAGCTTAACCCTGGGATGTATCACTACAAAACTGTCACAGCCAACCAG TTTACAGTGTGTTTACGTCGTGGAGGACAAACAGTTTACCAGCAGGTGCTATCGGTGGAGCGTCCACCCACGTTACAAGGCTGGAACTGGGGTTACTGCGGGGAATATGCTTTCTATCATGCCTTGTACCCTCGTGCCTGGACAGTATACCACCTGCCAGGACAGAATGTCACCCTAACCTGCAGACAGGTTTCCCCAGTCATCCCTCACGATTACCAG GACTCGAGTCTCCCAGTTGCAGTGTTCGTGTGGGACATAGAGAATAAGAATGACTACGCTCTGGATGTCTCCATCATGTTTACTATGGTCAACGGATCAGGACACAAGGACGACAAGAGCGGTGGACACTGGAACGAACCATTCCACctggagaaggagggggaggcggTGTCTGGAGTCTTGCTACATCACTGCACCACGGTGAACCCTTACACCTTGTGCATCGCAGCCCGAGAGCAG CCTGACAGGGAGGTCAGTCACCAGACAGCGTTCAGTCCAAAGGGAACCTGCAGCAGTCTGTGGAGTGACCTGATCACTGACGGACGGCTGGACTCTCCTACAG GATCCAGTCCGCCCACGCCTAAAGGAGAGAAGGTGGGAGCAGCATTAGCTGTTGGCTGCTCTGTGCCGGCTCAGAGTCGTAACACTCTGGAGTTCTGCCTGGCCTGGGACATGCCCAAAATCACCTTTGGCTCTAGGGAGAGGGAACACATCAG GAGATACGCTCGTTACTTTGGGACCAAAGGGGATGCTTCCCCCTCACTCAGCCACTACGCCCTGACACACTACAAGCAATGGGAGAGCAGCATTGAGGAGTGGCAAAAACCCATTCTGCAGGACAG TTCTCTCCCGTCCTGGTACAAGTCGGCCCTGTTTAACGAGCTGTACTTTGTGGCGGACGGAGGGACAGTGTGGACGGAGCTGTCGGAGGATGCTGATGTCAGTGGCGGCGTGCGCAGCGAGAACGGGGGTCTGCCAGCTCAGCCTACTGTCGTCAAGGAGTACGGCCGCTTTGCTTATCTAGAag GTCAGGAGTACAGAATGTACAACACCTATGACGTGCACTTCTATGCGTCCTTTGCACTCATCATGCTGTGGCCCAAACTTGCCTTGAGTGTGCAATATGATATCG CTGGCAGCGTGGTTCAGCAGGACCCAACAGAGAGGCTGCATCTGATGAGTGGGCGGTATTCTCCCGTCAAGTCCAAAAATGTGGTGCCTCACGACATCGGAGACCCAG ATGACGAGCCTTGGCAGAGGGTGAATGCCTACCTTATCCACGACACTGCAGACTGGAAGGACCTGAACCTGAAGTTTGTCCTACAGGTGTACAGGGACTTTCATCTCACCCAGGACAACCAGTACCTGCAGGACATGTGGCCCGTCTGCCAG GCAGTGATGGAGTCTGAATTAAAGTTTGACCTGGATGGAGATGGCCTGATAGAGAACTCTGGATATGCTGACCAGACTTATGATGGCTGGACAGTGACTGGACCAAG TGCATACTGTGGTGGGCTGTGGCTGGCGTCCCTGTGTGTGATGTGTAAAATGGCCAGACTGGTGAACAGCGAGGAGTCATACCAGCGTTACAGAGACCTCTTGGACAGAGGCAGTGCTGCTTTTGACAAACTGCTGTGGAACG GCAAATACTACAACTATGACAGCAGTGGGAGAGACCTTTCCAACAGTGTCATGTCTGACCAATGTGCTGGCCACTGGTTCCTCAGAGCATCTGGGCTGGGAGATGGAGAATACCAG GCTTTTCCCAAAGAGAAGATCCAGACCGCACTAAAATCTATCTTTGACTTGAACGTAATGAGCTTTGCTGGTGGTCAGATGGGGGCAGTTAATGGCATGCGCCCCGAAGGAGTGCCCGACCGCTCCAGTGTCCAGTCAGATGAGGTCTGGATCGGAGTAGTGTACGGACTGGCAGCCACTATGATCTATGAG ggTATGCGGGAGGAGGGTATGCGCTCAGCAGAGGGCTGTTACCGGACTGCATGGGAGAGGCTGGGTATGGCTTTCCAGACTCCTGAAGCCTACTGTGAGAAAGGCATCTTTCGCTCTCTCGCGTACATGAGGCCTCTGACTGTTTGGGCCATGCAGCTCGCCCTCAACACTTCACAGAAGAGTCAGACCCCATCAGCTCAAACTGGAGACATAGACAGCTAG
- the rgp1 gene encoding RAB6A-GEF complex partner protein 2 has protein sequence MIEVVASMARGPVFLAGELMECLITFTNPMSHLSTSASSEMLAWASAQIHCQFHASENRVALPAQGNKQDVQAGSDTVLIPSRGERGQCVLDTPPKILFCDLRLDPGESKTYSYSEVVPIDGPPSFRGQAVKYVYKLTIGCQRVNSPIKLLRVPFRVLVLQGMPEPPFPQDEEVSPSNPFLEEEESSRRDARPLERALDMLMATTSRRCPHMFNITNMRGKVAKFCIFKTVYRLGEDIIGTFNFSEGDIPCLQYSVSLQSEEEIQEQYQRRPGQAVSVTGHGRHLESCLHTASSHFSLPIPLNVTPGFSTDIVTLRWRLHFEFVTAREPMEPLTVLPNQSEVTVWAGAEHVDVDTFSWNLPIKVLPTNPALASYVSQFTGTNSINI, from the exons ATGATCGAGGTGGTGGCCTCCATGGCCCGAGGCCCAGTGTTCCTGGCCGGGGAGCTCATGGAGTGTCTCATAACGTTCACGAACCCGATGTCTCATCTCTCCACCTCTGCCAGCAG TGAGATGCTGGCATGGGCCAGTGCCCAGATCCACTGTCAGTTTCATGCCAGTGAGAACAGAGTAGCTCTGCCGGCTCAGGGCAACAAACAGGATGTCCAGGCTGGGAGCGACACGGTGCTTATTCCAAGCAGAG GTGAACGAGGGCAGTGTGTGCTGGACACACCACCCAAGATATTATTCTGCGACCTGCGTCTGGACCCTGGAGAGAGTAAAACTT ATTCGTACAGTGAGGTGGTTCCCATAGATGGGCCTCCTAGTTTCCGTGGTCAGGCAGTGAAGTACGTCTACAAACTGACCATCGGCTGCCAGAGGGTCAACTCTCCTATCAAACTGCTCCGAGTTCCCTTCAGAGTGCTGGTCCTGCAAG GCATGCCAGAGCCTCCATTTCCCCAGGATGAGGAGGTTTCTCCCTCCAACCCGTTCCTGGAGGAAGAGGAATCAAGTCGCAGGGATGCTCGGCCTTTGGAGAGAGCACTGGACATGCTGATGGCCACCACCTCACGACGCTGCCCAC ACATGTTTAATATCACCAATATGCGCGGGAAAGTCGCAAAGTTCTGCATCTTCAAGACCGTCTACAGGCTCGGGGAGGACATCATCGGCACATTCAACTTCTCAGAGGGAGACATTCCCTGCttacag TATTCAGTGAGCCTTCAGAGTGAGGAGGAGATCCAGGAGCAGTACCAGCGGCGACCCGGACAGGCCGTCAGTGTGACCGGACACGGACGACACCTGGAGTCCTGCCTCCACACCGCCTCCAGCCACTTCTCTCTCCCCATCCCCCTCAACGTCACGCCTGGTTTCAGCACAGACATAG TGACCCTGAGGTGGCGCCTGCACTTTGAGTTTGTCACAGCCCGGGAGCCTATGGAGCCGCTCACCGTTCTGCCGAACCAGTCGGAGGTCACGGTTTGGGCTGGGGCGGAGCACGTCGACGTGGACACCTTTAGTTGGAATCTGCCAATCAAAGTCCTGCCCACCAACCCGGCTCTGGCGTCCTATGTGTCCCAGTTTACAGGGACCAACAGCATTAATATTTGA